In the genome of Deltaproteobacteria bacterium, one region contains:
- a CDS encoding VOC family protein encodes MDPTRTTRRDALRAAASLGATVLAAAALAEETAPAAPAPLAHFSFTKLQVADLEKCAAFYTSVAGLTEQSRVDTDSGGRKLSEIIFNATMPGGASFVLIHYYDSPKPVVGELILGFYTSDIDGFAARAVAAGGSIVREPWEITEMKLRVAFVADPEGHVIEIVEEQA; translated from the coding sequence ATGGATCCGACTCGAACCACGCGCCGCGACGCACTGCGCGCCGCCGCCAGCCTCGGCGCGACGGTGCTCGCTGCCGCCGCGCTTGCGGAAGAGACGGCGCCCGCGGCGCCGGCGCCGCTCGCGCACTTCAGCTTCACGAAGCTGCAAGTCGCCGATCTCGAGAAGTGCGCCGCGTTCTACACGAGCGTCGCGGGCCTCACCGAGCAATCGCGCGTCGACACCGACAGCGGCGGGCGCAAGCTCTCCGAGATCATCTTCAACGCGACGATGCCAGGCGGCGCGAGCTTCGTGCTGATCCACTACTACGACTCGCCGAAGCCTGTCGTCGGGGAGCTGATCCTCGGTTTCTACACGAGCGACATCGACGGCTTCGCCGCGCGCGCCGTCGCGGCCGGCGGCAGCATCGTGCGCGAGCCGTGGGAGATCACGGAGATGAAGCTCCGCGTCGCGTTCGTGGCGGACCCTGAGGGCCACGTGATCGAGATCGTGGAGGAGCAGGCGTAA